In a genomic window of Candidatus Omnitrophota bacterium:
- a CDS encoding TetR/AcrR family transcriptional regulator produces the protein MAVLSRKERDNQLRRSDILKAAEHLFALKGYHKATIRDIAREAQYATGTVYLHFKDKNALYLALLEEKLKSMFLSIKEKIGQAKDARRKLEIFVQEGLAFFEKNQDFFCIFISEGNELLSERRILKSPTGLQMQEYTTSLLKEAQKQGVVSRDFEAGQIAEVFTSIIKTIIQRWLEEKKEKNDNLIDLSGVILRLFLNGTANK, from the coding sequence GTGGCCGTATTAAGCAGAAAAGAAAGAGATAACCAATTACGCAGATCCGATATCCTGAAAGCGGCCGAACATTTATTTGCTTTAAAAGGCTATCACAAAGCAACAATAAGAGATATTGCAAGAGAAGCACAGTACGCTACTGGAACGGTTTACCTGCATTTTAAAGATAAGAATGCTCTTTATCTTGCTTTGCTTGAAGAGAAATTGAAAAGTATGTTTCTATCAATTAAGGAAAAGATAGGGCAGGCGAAAGATGCAAGAAGGAAGCTGGAGATTTTTGTGCAAGAAGGTTTAGCCTTTTTTGAGAAGAACCAGGATTTCTTTTGTATATTTATTTCTGAGGGAAACGAATTATTGTCGGAAAGAAGAATTTTAAAATCTCCCACAGGGCTACAAATGCAAGAATATACAACTAGCCTGTTGAAAGAGGCGCAAAAGCAGGGAGTTGTCAGCAGGGATTTTGAAGCGGGACAAATCGCAGAGGTGTTTACTTCTATTATAAAAACGATTATTCAAAGATGGCTGGAAGAGAAGAAGGAAAAGAACGACAATTTAATTGATTTGTCTGGCGTAATCCTTAGATTATTCCTAAACGGCACTGCAAATAAGTAG
- a CDS encoding NlpC/P60 family protein, protein MKTDRDLLNKLVGIKWLEDGRDYSGTDCVGLMQLYFNAKGVKGIAPKISEVDPAKQDEILKKVIETNTLVSKDGLQAEDVLVFKINDELHVGLYLGYGRMLHARKDGKSRISRLTPSWEKYFLFAIREKDGQIYIPPAGPPAAIAVALVIADYAAASFIAGGLISLSLTTIGCLIGTAMIGYSIGLAIQARQQSQSGGSSASPRYQFGELQTTSSNQYPVPVLYGEARLAGNIVFQNPVMGGEQIDLLIVLCQGEIESITDVRLNGEPIGSFPGCSYHAFLGTPTQNVQDDTGLDLDGIQYRNTAMLHVHLETSDKLKGGRPNITCICRGRKVSTWTGAEWTSSKSYSDNPSACTRDYLLMKLQIGGCGYLAADIDDLAFAEVYDYCQELISDGQGGQEPRYTVSFCIDQKRAASDNLSEMLVGFAGALIRSGSKLKLIIAKPQAAVASFDEDDIRDLRIIQKGLDQKINRFGIEYFDPTQDDARILAWGAEDKVDQDERGLVEQTLTIPSINRKTQASRLSNQYFYELKLCPLSVEFTTSLNAVGQEIGDVIEVTHSLMGWTNKQFIIQRIEEDEKDVYKITAQEYNSSIYNDRHGATIETFDYGTPANPYAAVTDVGNLVISESDYYLHKDGTVGSDILVSFDAPADDSRVFLSHYQIELKKGSGDYIVIGTTSNINFTIYGVEDEQTYYIKVRTVSVNGIISDGTVSLPLTVLGKLSPPANVSNFGYTFTNEIVFKWDRNTEKDLGGYEIRLEDADWGVQNSNLIYNGLSNKFTIVSPASRTPGTYYIKAFDTSGNYSQAAQSVTPVNAAPAAPSIAATQWFGFAKIEWTDVNDTDLKQYEVYKSPTNVWGGEESLEAKVPGTEAIVQGNAPVDAKADAVDATSITDADIAGYGTNYFVGDVIVQTSGTYKGQEAIVAAYNNSTGQVTVASWPSGTPDVGDEFVIKDRAYYKVRAVDTYGPGSFSSAVTINFTPLDEAEIGDAIISARKLIAGELITLSAQIKDLIVTNAKILDLDGSKITAESITLSKLASDAIPPKTYYQDEAPTSGMNEGDYWIDTDDNNKLYIYQSGTWQVVSESGGGGGITVFRQDAIPTALATGDLWIDTDDGDKMYRASNPGDDQIIAGEWELIDAATATGWAHGSDITKIDGGKIYTDSIDADKINVNQLDALAVNTGSLTVDEYIKSSDYVAGATGYKLSSGAGLEVNTGVIKGRVLETNAISEIITATATNKSTGSTSYVDLISAQITTPDATKLLILFQAGDLRLDYQEDQADWIDIQVLINSVEKTGARVGGLFADISGGILFYNQRLPTQIHHWEAVNAGTYTVLIRWKVGRSGITAYAGDSFAIKLSLMQNKK, encoded by the coding sequence ATGAAAACAGACCGGGACCTCTTAAATAAACTGGTGGGCATTAAATGGCTTGAGGATGGCCGTGACTATTCAGGCACAGACTGCGTGGGCCTGATGCAGCTTTATTTTAACGCCAAAGGAGTAAAAGGAATTGCGCCTAAGATAAGCGAGGTTGACCCAGCTAAGCAGGATGAAATCCTCAAAAAGGTCATTGAAACTAATACCCTTGTAAGTAAAGACGGTCTTCAAGCAGAGGATGTTTTAGTCTTTAAGATTAATGATGAGCTGCATGTAGGGCTTTATTTAGGCTACGGCAGGATGTTGCACGCGCGTAAAGACGGCAAGTCCAGGATTTCCCGGCTCACGCCCTCTTGGGAAAAATACTTTTTATTCGCTATACGTGAAAAAGACGGACAAATTTACATTCCGCCCGCAGGCCCGCCAGCTGCTATTGCTGTTGCCCTAGTCATTGCTGATTACGCTGCTGCCTCATTTATCGCCGGAGGTTTAATTTCCTTATCCTTAACGACCATAGGCTGTCTTATCGGAACGGCCATGATCGGCTATTCGATAGGCTTGGCGATTCAAGCGCGCCAGCAGTCGCAATCAGGCGGATCATCGGCATCGCCCCGCTATCAGTTCGGCGAACTTCAGACTACCTCAAGCAATCAATATCCGGTACCGGTTCTTTACGGAGAGGCACGCTTAGCTGGAAATATTGTGTTTCAAAATCCGGTGATGGGCGGTGAGCAGATAGATTTATTAATCGTTCTTTGCCAAGGCGAAATCGAAAGTATCACCGACGTGCGTTTAAACGGCGAGCCGATTGGTAGTTTCCCAGGGTGTTCGTATCATGCATTCTTAGGTACGCCGACGCAGAATGTGCAAGACGACACCGGCCTTGATTTAGACGGCATCCAGTACCGCAATACTGCCATGCTGCATGTGCATCTTGAGACCTCTGATAAATTAAAAGGCGGAAGGCCTAATATCACCTGCATCTGCAGGGGAAGAAAAGTTTCAACCTGGACCGGCGCAGAATGGACAAGCAGCAAAAGTTATTCTGATAATCCTTCAGCCTGCACCAGGGATTATCTCTTAATGAAACTGCAGATAGGAGGTTGCGGTTATTTAGCAGCTGACATTGATGATCTGGCATTTGCCGAGGTTTATGATTATTGTCAGGAACTGATAAGCGATGGTCAAGGCGGACAGGAGCCAAGATATACGGTTTCCTTCTGCATAGACCAGAAGCGCGCAGCCTCGGATAACTTAAGCGAGATGCTGGTGGGCTTTGCAGGGGCGCTTATTAGGAGCGGTTCAAAACTAAAGCTTATTATAGCCAAACCGCAGGCAGCAGTAGCTTCATTTGATGAGGATGATATTCGTGATTTAAGGATTATTCAAAAAGGATTGGATCAGAAGATTAACCGTTTCGGCATTGAATACTTTGATCCTACTCAGGATGATGCGCGGATCCTCGCTTGGGGAGCAGAGGATAAGGTAGATCAGGATGAGCGCGGTTTGGTTGAGCAGACCTTAACTATCCCCTCAATTAACAGAAAGACTCAAGCCTCAAGATTAAGCAATCAGTATTTTTATGAACTTAAACTCTGCCCTTTATCAGTTGAGTTTACTACTTCCTTAAATGCCGTAGGCCAAGAGATAGGGGATGTGATCGAGGTCACGCATTCGCTCATGGGCTGGACGAATAAACAGTTTATCATCCAGCGCATTGAAGAGGATGAAAAGGATGTCTATAAAATCACCGCGCAGGAATACAATTCATCTATTTACAATGATCGGCATGGAGCAACTATTGAAACATTTGATTACGGCACTCCCGCAAACCCCTATGCCGCGGTTACAGATGTAGGCAATCTCGTTATCTCAGAAAGCGATTATTATTTGCATAAAGACGGTACCGTGGGTTCCGATATCTTAGTTTCATTCGACGCTCCGGCAGATGATTCCCGCGTGTTTTTAAGCCATTATCAAATTGAGCTCAAAAAGGGCTCAGGAGATTATATCGTTATAGGAACCACGAGTAATATTAATTTTACGATTTACGGGGTAGAGGATGAGCAGACTTATTATATAAAAGTCAGAACTGTCTCAGTAAACGGAATTATATCGGATGGGACAGTTTCTTTACCTTTAACGGTGCTTGGAAAACTTTCCCCTCCGGCAAATGTAAGCAACTTTGGTTATACCTTCACAAATGAAATCGTATTTAAATGGGATAGGAATACGGAGAAAGACCTAGGAGGATATGAGATAAGGCTGGAGGATGCAGACTGGGGAGTGCAAAACAGTAATCTCATATATAACGGATTAAGCAATAAATTCACCATTGTTTCTCCTGCATCCAGGACGCCGGGTACTTACTATATCAAGGCTTTTGACACCTCCGGCAATTACTCTCAAGCAGCGCAGTCTGTCACGCCGGTGAACGCGGCTCCTGCAGCACCGAGCATCGCGGCTACACAGTGGTTCGGGTTTGCCAAGATTGAATGGACTGATGTTAACGATACGGATTTAAAGCAATACGAGGTTTATAAGTCTCCAACCAATGTCTGGGGTGGAGAAGAATCTTTAGAGGCAAAGGTCCCCGGCACAGAGGCCATAGTCCAGGGCAATGCACCGGTTGACGCCAAGGCTGACGCAGTTGATGCCACAAGCATTACGGACGCGGATATTGCTGGCTACGGCACTAATTACTTTGTCGGCGACGTGATAGTGCAGACAAGCGGAACATATAAAGGTCAGGAGGCAATAGTTGCGGCCTATAACAATTCGACCGGACAGGTAACGGTAGCTTCCTGGCCGTCAGGAACGCCTGATGTTGGAGATGAGTTTGTCATAAAAGACCGGGCCTATTATAAAGTAAGGGCAGTAGACACTTACGGTCCGGGGAGCTTTTCTTCCGCCGTCACCATTAACTTTACGCCTTTAGATGAGGCGGAAATAGGCGACGCCATAATATCCGCAAGAAAGCTTATAGCCGGGGAGCTTATTACTTTATCCGCTCAGATAAAAGACCTTATTGTAACGAATGCCAAGATCCTTGATTTGGATGGAAGTAAAATTACGGCTGAGTCCATAACACTTTCCAAATTAGCCAGCGACGCTATTCCGCCTAAGACATATTATCAGGACGAGGCGCCTACCTCTGGCATGAATGAAGGCGACTATTGGATTGATACGGACGACAATAATAAGCTGTATATCTACCAATCGGGTACGTGGCAGGTGGTATCCGAGAGCGGTGGTGGCGGAGGCATAACCGTCTTCCGACAAGACGCCATTCCTACGGCTTTAGCCACAGGTGATTTATGGATTGATACTGACGACGGCGACAAGATGTACCGCGCTAGCAATCCAGGTGATGATCAGATAATTGCAGGAGAGTGGGAATTGATAGATGCCGCTACTGCGACAGGCTGGGCGCACGGCTCTGATATAACCAAGATTGACGGCGGAAAGATTTATACGGATTCGATTGACGCCGACAAGATAAATGTGAATCAATTGGATGCGTTGGCAGTCAATACGGGAAGCCTGACGGTGGATGAATATATAAAAAGCTCAGATTATGTGGCTGGTGCCACAGGATATAAGTTAAGCTCAGGAGCAGGGTTGGAAGTAAATACCGGAGTGATAAAAGGCCGGGTTTTAGAGACCAATGCCATTTCAGAAATAATAACAGCTACTGCTACGAATAAGTCGACAGGCAGTACTTCTTATGTCGATTTGATCAGCGCGCAGATTACGACTCCAGACGCAACTAAATTATTGATTTTATTTCAAGCAGGCGATTTAAGACTGGACTATCAGGAAGATCAGGCTGACTGGATAGATATCCAGGTTTTAATTAACAGCGTAGAGAAAACCGGAGCAAGGGTGGGCGGGCTTTTTGCTGATATTTCCGGAGGCATACTTTTCTACAATCAAAGACTTCCAACACAAATTCATCATTGGGAAGCCGTTAATGCAGGAACATATACGGTCCTTATCCGCTGGAAGGTAGGAAGATCAGGTATAACTGCTTATGCAGGTGACTCATTTGCTATAAAACTTTCATTGATGCAAAATAAAAAATAA
- a CDS encoding phage BR0599 family protein, translating to MQDLTTQYKDEAQKQENRPIELYDFYLGSQGPCDSSTYYFCTDNKRCQFWNLDGVLQYYIPLKIKRSAVPASNQLEIEAVSGEFDNVDRAWSNWLNTIDLRGRRVVIRKVFLDLLTDQTHAKVMFDGIVNAVAELTEISIKIECKSKLKSLAVETGRMQQLYCNYIFGDEFCQFNVAATRINGQTADAGSATGFVIDAARTEADDFWNDGVIKFTSGVNNGLKRKVVDFIAAEYKLILDYALPQAPDAGDTYSVEKGCDKSFDVCKNRHNNHANFGGFKHIPQLINPISKEE from the coding sequence ATGCAGGATTTGACGACTCAATATAAAGACGAAGCGCAGAAACAGGAAAACCGGCCTATTGAACTGTATGATTTTTATTTAGGCTCGCAGGGTCCTTGCGATTCGTCAACCTATTATTTCTGCACGGACAATAAAAGGTGCCAGTTCTGGAATTTAGACGGAGTCTTACAGTATTACATTCCGCTGAAGATAAAGCGCTCGGCTGTACCAGCAAGCAATCAGTTAGAGATTGAGGCAGTGTCAGGCGAGTTTGACAATGTGGATCGGGCTTGGAGCAACTGGCTCAACACTATTGATCTAAGAGGCAGGCGGGTAGTTATTAGAAAGGTTTTCCTCGACCTGCTTACAGATCAGACGCATGCCAAGGTAATGTTTGACGGTATTGTCAATGCAGTTGCCGAGCTTACCGAGATCAGCATTAAGATTGAATGTAAGTCAAAGCTTAAGTCCCTGGCTGTGGAAACCGGACGTATGCAGCAGCTTTACTGCAATTATATCTTCGGAGATGAGTTTTGTCAGTTTAATGTTGCAGCTACGAGAATAAACGGCCAGACAGCGGATGCAGGATCAGCTACCGGGTTTGTTATTGATGCGGCAAGAACCGAGGCAGATGATTTTTGGAATGACGGAGTGATTAAGTTTACTTCAGGTGTTAATAACGGTCTCAAGCGCAAGGTAGTGGATTTCATTGCTGCCGAATACAAGCTTATTTTAGATTATGCGCTGCCTCAGGCGCCGGATGCAGGGGATACCTATTCCGTTGAGAAAGGCTGCGATAAGTCTTTTGATGTCTGCAAAAACCGGCACAATAATCATGCAAATTTCGGCGGCTTTAAACACATCCCGCAGCTGATAAATCCGATTAGTAAAGAAGAATGA
- a CDS encoding DUF2460 domain-containing protein: MSVEVLTFTPEFGLKEDVEFSTLIFQADSGREKRRSKWSKPIRTLDTWLENENEEAVNLIWEFFKARKGKFDTFWVKFPTSFTITGEAVGAGDGEQTVFNLDYFPVDAAAAKVYLNGILQVSGYTVLNDLTNEIAKITFTAAPSAGVVITADYEYYIQVRFDDDKLSRELVQYKLYNTTLKFKEVLWNIYQAP, translated from the coding sequence ATGAGCGTAGAAGTTTTAACCTTTACTCCTGAATTCGGCTTAAAAGAGGATGTGGAGTTTTCTACACTGATTTTTCAGGCGGACTCGGGCAGGGAAAAGCGCAGGTCTAAATGGTCTAAACCGATACGCACCCTTGACACCTGGCTTGAGAATGAAAACGAAGAAGCAGTAAATTTAATCTGGGAATTCTTTAAGGCGCGCAAAGGCAAGTTCGATACTTTTTGGGTAAAGTTTCCGACGAGCTTTACGATTACAGGCGAGGCGGTTGGAGCAGGCGATGGAGAGCAGACAGTTTTTAATCTGGATTATTTTCCGGTTGATGCTGCAGCAGCTAAGGTCTATTTAAACGGCATCTTGCAGGTATCCGGCTATACAGTTTTAAATGACCTTACCAATGAGATCGCAAAAATCACCTTTACTGCGGCCCCGAGTGCAGGCGTGGTGATTACAGCGGATTATGAATACTACATCCAGGTGCGCTTTGATGATGACAAGCTCTCGCGGGAGCTGGTGCAGTATAAGCTGTATAACACTACCTTAAAGTTTAAAGAGGTGCTTTGGAATATTTATCAGGCGCCCTAA
- a CDS encoding DUF2190 family protein gives MSQFNIGSKAFTAGEDLEAYRRVKLSAGSGTQVEYADAGEAFIGITSAKAVSGEMVSVDLKSTGRTFKVVAAGAIAVGGSFYGAADGKVSATVSGSIQGVVLEATGSDGEIVEGLLA, from the coding sequence ATGTCACAGTTTAATATCGGTTCAAAGGCTTTTACGGCAGGAGAGGATTTAGAGGCTTACCGCAGGGTAAAGTTATCCGCAGGAAGCGGAACCCAGGTTGAGTATGCGGACGCAGGCGAGGCATTTATCGGCATAACCAGCGCCAAGGCAGTGTCCGGAGAGATGGTCTCAGTTGATCTAAAGTCAACCGGCAGGACCTTTAAGGTCGTCGCAGCCGGAGCAATAGCTGTAGGCGGGAGCTTCTACGGCGCAGCTGACGGCAAGGTAAGCGCTACAGTAAGCGGATCGATTCAAGGCGTGGTCCTTGAAGCCACAGGCTCAGACGGAGAAATCGTAGAAGGGTTGTTAGCGTAA